TCTCTGTAAGCGGTCGGCTGGATTTAATTGTTGGACGCTACTCTTTCCAATCTTCTAGTTTCAGGTTTTTAATTCTTATAAATTCGTTTGTATTATTGGTTACAAGAATGAGATTACGCGCAACCGCCTGAGCTGCGATGAGCATATCGTAAGGGCCGATAAGATTTCCTTCTTTTTTTAGCTGTGATCTTATAATTCCAAAGTGTTCAGCGTCGGTATTACCAAAATCGATAATTTCAAATGGAGCCA
This genomic window from Pseudomonadota bacterium contains:
- a CDS encoding type II toxin-antitoxin system VapC family toxin, producing the protein MYLLDTNICIFIKNRKPLYVLEKLRSVLEQTVYLSSITVAELQFGVYNSQNIEKNRISLTEFLAPFEIIDFGNTDAEHFGIIRSQLKKEGNLIGPYDMLIAAQAVARNLILVTNNTNEFIRIKNLKLEDWKE